A stretch of DNA from Thermanaerosceptrum fracticalcis:
AACTTCACTGAGAAAGGAATCGACCACCCGGTTAAAACGTTCCACTTTCCCAGTCGATTCTGGGGAATATGGCCTAGCAAATAGTAGCCTAATCCCCATCTTGGCGCAGGCCCGTCCCATCCATTTTGTCCGGTACTGGCTGCCGTTATCGAAGAACACTGCCTCCGGCACTCCATATTTTAAGATAGCCTGACGGAAACAGTCTTCAACGATGACCTGATCCAAGGTTGGATAGAACTGACCGTGAAGAACAAACCTAGTGCAATCATCAAAAAATGTTACTAAGTATACCTGCTTCTTGGTACCATCTATGCCGATAGGTAAGTAGGGTCCATACTTAATGTCGGAATGCCAAAGCTTGTTACGATACTTCTGCTGATACCGCCGAGTAGCAACACCGGTACTCATATACATCTGCATATGCCTGGCGCTGTATCCACGTTCGGCTAGCTTCTCTTGCAGTGTACTGCGCTTAATTTGACCCGGCTGGGCCAGACCTTCCCATTCTAGAATCTGTATGATTTGGGCCACACTGCGCTTTGGAACCTCTCGTCGCAATAATATGGCCTGTTCCAGGATGTTTGGCGGAATGGCATCTTCGCTTCTGCTCTGAGCTTTACCTTTGGGCTTAAGTCCGGCAAAGCCATGTGTCTTATACTCTGACAGATATCTGCGCAGAGTACGTTCGGAAATTCCAGCCTGCTCGCAAATTTGGGT
This window harbors:
- a CDS encoding DDE-type integrase/transposase/recombinase, with product MRDQKKAEDVATQRVQLISPLLTEGLDPAKARQIKTQICEQAGISERTLRRYLSEYKTHGFAGLKPKGKAQSRSEDAIPPNILEQAILLRREVPKRSVAQIIQILEWEGLAQPGQIKRSTLQEKLAERGYSARHMQMYMSTGVATRRYQQKYRNKLWHSDIKYGPYLPIGIDGTKKQVYLVTFFDDCTRFVLHGQFYPTLDQVIVEDCFRQAILKYGVPEAVFFDNGSQYRTKWMGRACAKMGIRLLFARPYSPESTGKVERFNRVVDSFLSEVALEKPQSLDKLNELFWVWLEECYQNKPHSALEGKASPASAYRSDKKALKFLDPETVANAFLHCEERKVDKAGCISFQGKKYEVGLSFIGCTVDVIYDPADITELTIEYEGHTPWKARELVIGEMVGQRPKLPEHLRTQPAESSRLLAAALEKNQQRIEQQAPAISYRTVRKAGN